In Frankiales bacterium, one genomic interval encodes:
- a CDS encoding DUF2237 family protein, whose amino-acid sequence MDPQANVHGDPLEVCSLEPLTGFYRDGFTTTGPDDVGSHTVCTVVTAEFLEHQRRVGNDLSTPVPEYGFPGLVPGDRWAVCAARWWEAYADGVKAPVVLRATNSAALDTVPLDALVECAADAPDDPSELFA is encoded by the coding sequence ATGGATCCGCAGGCGAACGTCCACGGCGACCCCCTCGAGGTGTGCAGCCTCGAGCCGCTGACCGGCTTCTACCGCGACGGCTTCACCACGACCGGGCCTGACGACGTCGGCTCGCACACCGTGTGCACCGTGGTGACGGCGGAGTTCCTGGAGCACCAGCGCCGCGTCGGCAACGACCTGTCGACGCCGGTGCCCGAGTACGGCTTCCCCGGCCTGGTGCCGGGCGACCGCTGGGCCGTGTGCGCGGCCCGCTGGTGGGAGGCCTACGCCGACGGCGTCAAGGCTCCCGTCGTGCTGCGGGCGACCAATTCCGCAGCGCTCGACACCGTCCCCCTCGACGCCCTCGTCGAGTGCGCCGCGGACGCGCCCGACGACCCCTCCGAGCTGTTCGCCTGA
- a CDS encoding FAD-dependent oxidoreductase, which yields MQVLVAGGGPVGTYTAIALARHGHVVTVVDRDPGPGADGEWQRKGVMQGTHPHGWRPGVRRALLAEMPDVYQEILAAGAREQRPPGVPDAMAAMATGYFCRRPVVERVLRAAAQRQPGLTWLTGHVDDVVVEDGVARGLVVDGDRLDADAVVVATGRVSHLGERLRGRVEGGPCGSAYIFRQYRAREAEWACDLTVPSFSTGPGYVSLVMPQDDATHSVLVAYPVDAPEFAALRTADGFALMTQAIPNLAPWTDPERYEPVTEVTVGGNLTNTYQLQGPALGMPPARGLYFVGDAILTTNPAAGRNLSLLLGHVQHLLATLDTVDDPDSVSLALDEWAEQHVRPWFEDHVRWDRTLLRRFAGQDLDLDERIPSDVICAAVEVDRSILPNVMMYLGMAAGPDVLDPVEDTVRTLLRDGWRPRTDGPTSAQLAALVSAVPA from the coding sequence ATGCAGGTGCTGGTGGCGGGCGGCGGACCCGTCGGGACGTACACGGCGATCGCGCTCGCGCGACACGGCCACGTGGTGACCGTCGTCGACCGCGACCCGGGACCGGGTGCGGACGGCGAGTGGCAGCGCAAGGGCGTGATGCAGGGCACGCACCCGCACGGGTGGCGGCCCGGCGTACGCCGGGCGCTGCTCGCCGAGATGCCCGACGTGTACCAGGAGATCCTCGCCGCGGGCGCCCGCGAGCAGCGGCCGCCCGGCGTCCCCGACGCGATGGCCGCCATGGCCACGGGCTACTTCTGCCGGCGCCCGGTGGTCGAGCGCGTGCTGCGCGCGGCGGCGCAGCGGCAGCCCGGCCTCACGTGGCTGACCGGGCACGTGGACGACGTCGTGGTCGAGGACGGGGTCGCGCGCGGCCTCGTCGTGGACGGCGACCGGCTCGACGCCGACGCGGTGGTCGTGGCGACCGGGCGGGTGAGCCACCTGGGCGAGCGCCTGCGCGGCCGTGTCGAGGGCGGCCCGTGCGGGTCGGCGTACATCTTCCGGCAGTACCGGGCGCGCGAGGCGGAGTGGGCGTGCGACCTCACCGTGCCGTCGTTCTCGACCGGGCCGGGCTACGTGTCGCTGGTGATGCCGCAGGACGACGCGACGCACTCCGTGCTGGTCGCCTATCCCGTGGACGCCCCCGAGTTCGCGGCACTGCGCACCGCCGACGGCTTCGCCCTGATGACGCAGGCGATCCCGAACCTGGCCCCGTGGACCGACCCGGAGCGCTACGAGCCCGTCACCGAGGTGACCGTGGGCGGCAACCTCACGAACACCTACCAGCTGCAGGGCCCGGCGCTGGGCATGCCGCCGGCGCGCGGGCTCTACTTCGTGGGCGACGCGATCCTCACCACGAACCCGGCGGCCGGCCGCAACCTCTCGCTGCTGCTCGGCCACGTGCAGCACCTGCTCGCCACCCTCGACACCGTCGACGACCCCGACTCCGTGTCGCTCGCGCTCGACGAGTGGGCCGAGCAGCACGTGCGTCCCTGGTTCGAGGACCACGTCCGCTGGGACCGGACGCTGCTGCGCCGGTTCGCCGGCCAGGACCTCGACCTCGACGAGCGCATCCCGTCCGACGTGATCTGCGCGGCCGTCGAGGTGGACCGCTCGATCCTGCCGAACGTCATGATGTACCTCGGGATGGCCGCAGGACCCGACGTGCTCGACCCCGTCGAGGACACGGTGCGCACGCTGCTGCGCGACGGGTGGCGACCGCGCACGGACGGCCCCACCAGCGCCCAGCTCGCCGCGCTCGTGTCCGCCGTGCCGGCCTGA
- a CDS encoding DUF2252 domain-containing protein, translating into MADTTSTTARPPKLSHPTRADRAAAGKAARARVPLDAHSALDAGTGRPDPVELLRSQGATRVPELVPIRYGRMATTPFAFYRGAALVMASDLARTPTTGLRTQLCGDAHLSNFGVFGSPERNLLFDINDFDETAPGSFEWDVKRLAASLEIAARGNDFKRKQTRALVLAAVASYRTAMRHFATMGSLDVWYARLDVDRTFQAVRGKLSLEGARRTEAALAKARTRDSMQALDKLTTQVDGKPRIVGDPPLVETIDELAPDRDRDEVMHEMRVLIRSYRASLPSDRKHLIEQYQLVDMARKVVGVGSVGTRCWILLLQGIDEGDPLFLQGKEATASVIETVTGTTTRGQSGQRVVHGQRLMQAASDIFLGYQRVLTDGAERDFYVRQLRDWKMSLPIETMLPEGMTVYGQMCGWTLARAHARAGDRVAIASYLGRKDTFDQAVADFAVAYADLNERDHAALLAAIDDGSVTAVSGL; encoded by the coding sequence ATGGCCGACACGACCAGCACCACCGCCCGCCCGCCCAAGCTGAGCCACCCGACCCGGGCCGACCGGGCCGCCGCCGGGAAGGCGGCCAGGGCCCGGGTGCCGCTCGACGCCCACTCCGCCCTGGACGCCGGCACCGGGCGGCCCGATCCCGTCGAGCTGCTGAGGTCCCAGGGCGCGACGCGGGTCCCAGAGCTGGTGCCGATCCGATACGGCCGCATGGCGACCACGCCCTTCGCGTTCTACCGGGGAGCCGCGCTCGTGATGGCGAGCGACCTCGCGCGCACCCCGACCACCGGGCTGCGCACGCAGCTGTGCGGGGACGCCCATCTGTCCAACTTCGGCGTGTTCGGGTCCCCGGAGCGCAACCTGCTCTTCGACATCAACGACTTCGACGAGACGGCGCCCGGCTCGTTCGAGTGGGACGTCAAGCGCCTCGCGGCCAGTCTCGAGATCGCCGCGCGCGGCAACGATTTCAAGCGCAAGCAGACCCGTGCCCTCGTGCTCGCGGCCGTCGCGTCCTACCGGACGGCGATGCGGCACTTCGCGACGATGGGCTCGCTGGACGTCTGGTACGCGCGCCTCGACGTCGACCGCACCTTCCAGGCGGTGCGCGGGAAGCTGTCGCTCGAGGGCGCCCGGCGCACCGAGGCGGCACTGGCGAAGGCGCGCACGCGCGACAGCATGCAGGCGCTGGACAAGCTGACCACGCAGGTGGACGGCAAGCCGCGGATCGTGGGCGACCCGCCGCTCGTCGAGACGATCGACGAGCTCGCGCCGGACCGCGACCGCGACGAGGTGATGCACGAGATGCGCGTGCTCATCCGTTCCTACCGGGCGAGCCTGCCCTCGGACCGCAAGCACCTGATCGAGCAGTACCAGCTGGTCGACATGGCCAGGAAGGTCGTCGGGGTCGGCAGCGTCGGCACGCGCTGCTGGATCCTGCTGCTCCAGGGGATCGACGAGGGCGACCCGCTGTTCCTGCAGGGCAAGGAGGCGACGGCGTCCGTCATCGAGACGGTCACCGGCACGACGACGCGGGGGCAGAGCGGTCAGCGCGTGGTGCACGGGCAGCGGCTCATGCAGGCCGCGAGCGACATCTTCCTCGGCTACCAGCGCGTGCTCACCGACGGCGCCGAGCGGGACTTCTACGTCCGCCAGCTGCGCGACTGGAAGATGTCCCTGCCGATCGAGACCATGCTCCCGGAGGGGATGACCGTGTACGGCCAGATGTGCGGCTGGACGCTCGCCCGCGCCCATGCCCGCGCCGGCGACCGCGTCGCGATCGCGTCGTACCTCGGACGCAAGGACACGTTCGACCAGGCGGTCGCCGACTTCGCAGTCGCGTACGCCGACCTCAACGAGCGCGACCACGCCGCGCTGCTGGCGGCGATCGACGACGGCTCGGTGACGGCGGTCAGCGGGCTCTGA